The following is a genomic window from Bacillus sp. V2I10.
AAAAAATGAAGCAACTAAACCAATACCAAGAAGCAACGCCAAAATTTCAAATGTCAAAAGGTAACTACTGGTGTTTAAAAGCGCCACCGCCATGATTGGTCCGAGGGAAGCACCAATAAATACGACAGATGTATAAAGAGAAACCGCAGCTCCACGTGCTTGACCGCCAAGTTGACCCACCAATGAAATAAGTGTTGGTACTGTTATTGCAATTCCGGTCACGAACATCACGCTCATGATAATAAGTAACGGCAAGTTAGAGCTAATTCCCAGAAAAGCTAGACCCGCAAAAGCCAGGGTAAGGCCCCCGCGCAGAACATTTTGAATACCAAATTCGGCAACAAGTTTTCCAGTAAATGGAGAAAACAACATCCCGATAATTCCAACAGTACGAACAAAGAAAATGTCTTGATTTCCTAACCCAAACTCTATGCTTAAATAGCTGCCGAGTGCAGTATACATTCCAACAAAGGTCAGTAATAGGGTAGTCGCAATTATATAGCAAAACAACAATGGTTTTATTGTAAGAACGGACCCAAACTGTTTAAAGGGGGCAAGTAAACTGTTGTCATTGTTTTGATTATCAGCTTTTGGGATAAGTAAAGCTACGATAATGGTTGTTATTAGATAGATAGCTCCGATCATGTAAAATACACTCTGCCATCCAAACATATTGCTAATGAAGCTACTAAAAATCTGACCAACAACCCCAGCCATTAGAAATCCAGAGCTAACAAATCCAATCGCCGTTACACGTTTTTCAGGGGGGAACATTTCGACAATATAAGTTACAGCTACGGGGGGAAATGTTGCCGCGGCTATTCCTTGTATGCTCCGGAGCATGATTAACGTTGACAGGCTATTCGATAACCCCAATACTCCGGTAATAATCGTTAATGCTGCCAAACCAAATAATATTACCCTTTTGCGTCCATAACGATCTGACAATGGTGCGGTAAACAGACAGCCTATCGCGTAAAAAAGGGAAAAAGCGCTGCTGGTCCACGCTGCTTGAGCAGCTGTGGCTTCAAAAACTTCATTAAAGGTGTCTGCCAATGGAATAGTCAAATAAACGCTGGACACGACTACAAGACCACACCAAAACAAAATAGCTGTCATTAACGAATAGTTTCGCTCATAAATCATGCTGTTTGTACTTGCTATTTGAGTCACGGGGCGTTCCCTCCTTATTTCCATCATATCCGGCCTTACTGATAAAAATTGCATAAACCTCTTGCAGGAATAACCAACATTAGGTCTTCCTAAATTTCTCTGAAGTCGTTTTGGCTTTTAAAGCTTAGTAATATTACACACGACCTGCAGGTTCATATCGAACAGCTGGTAAAATTCCCAGTTAGAAAGTTGCATCTTTTTTTATCCATAGTTTTTGAACACACAGATTAGTACAATTGCTCAAAAACTGATACCGTCTCATAAATCCTCAGTTGAATTGTTCAAATGCAAGATCCCTGGACAAATAATTGCCTTCCTAAATTAACTTATAAGGAATCCCTTAATTTAAAGGGATTCCTTTTGATTATTAGTCTTTTATTTAATTGGTAGTTCAGTAATGCGGCTTTTAGCTAAAAAATCTTGATCGGATGCTACAGTCCCTGCTTGACCCCAATTCGATAGTGGAACCTCTCTTAAAAGAACTAAAACTTTGTCTGGGGGGATGTTAAACAAGTTAACCGTTACCTCTGTCAGCTCCTTGATCCATTCCTGTTTTTGTTCTTCATTAAAACCTTCCCAACAATCAACGTTAATAATAGGCATTCTTAAACCATCTCCTTAAAGAAAAATGTAGATAATGTACATTATCTTCGTAAATTGTAACAAATCTACAATCAAAGTCAACAATTTA
Proteins encoded in this region:
- a CDS encoding MFS transporter → MMEIRRERPVTQIASTNSMIYERNYSLMTAILFWCGLVVVSSVYLTIPLADTFNEVFEATAAQAAWTSSAFSLFYAIGCLFTAPLSDRYGRKRVILFGLAALTIITGVLGLSNSLSTLIMLRSIQGIAAATFPPVAVTYIVEMFPPEKRVTAIGFVSSGFLMAGVVGQIFSSFISNMFGWQSVFYMIGAIYLITTIIVALLIPKADNQNNDNSLLAPFKQFGSVLTIKPLLFCYIIATTLLLTFVGMYTALGSYLSIEFGLGNQDIFFVRTVGIIGMLFSPFTGKLVAEFGIQNVLRGGLTLAFAGLAFLGISSNLPLLIIMSVMFVTGIAITVPTLISLVGQLGGQARGAAVSLYTSVVFIGASLGPIMAVALLNTSSYLLTFEILALLLGIGLVASFFIKPSIR
- a CDS encoding 4-oxalocrotonate tautomerase family protein, encoding MPIINVDCWEGFNEEQKQEWIKELTEVTVNLFNIPPDKVLVLLREVPLSNWGQAGTVASDQDFLAKSRITELPIK